A genomic stretch from Pseudomonas mendocina includes:
- the nth gene encoding endonuclease III, producing the protein MNAAKRLEIFRRLHAENPEPKTELEYSNPFELLIAVTLSAQATDVSVNKATAKLFPVANTPQAIYDLGVEGLSEYIKTIGLYNSKAKNVIETCRLLLERHGGEVPQTREELEALPGVGRKTANVVLNTAFRQVAMAVDTHIFRVSNRTGIAPGKNVLEVEKKLLKFVPKEFLLDSHHWLILHGRYVCQARKPRCGSCIIEDLCEYKQKTSDD; encoded by the coding sequence GTGAACGCCGCCAAACGCCTGGAAATCTTCCGCCGCCTGCATGCTGAAAACCCTGAGCCGAAGACCGAGCTGGAATACAGCAATCCATTTGAGCTGCTGATTGCCGTCACCCTCTCTGCCCAGGCCACCGACGTCAGCGTCAACAAGGCCACCGCCAAACTGTTCCCGGTAGCCAACACCCCACAAGCGATTTACGACTTGGGCGTTGAAGGCCTGAGTGAATACATCAAGACCATCGGCCTGTACAACAGCAAGGCTAAGAACGTCATCGAAACCTGCCGTCTGCTGCTGGAGCGCCACGGCGGTGAGGTCCCGCAAACACGGGAAGAGCTGGAAGCCCTGCCAGGCGTCGGCCGCAAAACCGCCAACGTGGTGCTCAACACAGCGTTCAGACAAGTGGCAATGGCGGTGGACACCCACATCTTCCGTGTCAGCAACCGCACCGGCATTGCGCCTGGCAAGAACGTACTTGAGGTCGAAAAGAAGCTGCTGAAGTTTGTACCCAAGGAATTTCTGCTGGATTCACACCACTGGCTGATCCTGCACGGACGCTATGTATGCCAGGCACGCAAGCCCCGCTGCGGAAGTTGCATCATCGAAGATCTTTGTGAATACAAACAGAAAACATCTGACGATTGA
- a CDS encoding MerR family transcriptional regulator, which translates to MTERVEASVSVAEHPVSDELLPIREVVRQTGVNPVTLRAWERRYGLIRPYRTEGGHRLYTLEDIATIRDIMAWTERGLAVSKVGNLLARRREEAASASFTQAEPAASGESQQAEWQTRICQALQAFDEERLEQLYGQIFATFPLQMAFEEILLPVWRQGINDAGFGQLSQWLFYDAFLRSRVLQRMQMLKRDAQGDVLFVGIPDQHRELELLVSGLLVSGDTSRLRILPVGQPLEEVPVICQSIQPRALVVLAAMPPTQVQLRQLFKLALSVDCPMALAGLGAELAEAQLQGSPIANLGAHTGLMRDRLRQLIEGRLDT; encoded by the coding sequence ATGACTGAAAGAGTAGAGGCTTCGGTGAGCGTTGCTGAGCATCCAGTGAGTGACGAGCTGCTTCCCATCCGTGAGGTTGTACGCCAGACAGGTGTCAACCCGGTCACGCTGCGAGCTTGGGAGCGCCGTTACGGATTGATCCGACCGTACCGCACTGAAGGCGGGCACCGGCTGTATACGCTGGAAGATATCGCGACGATTCGCGACATCATGGCTTGGACAGAACGTGGGCTGGCAGTGAGTAAGGTGGGTAACCTGCTTGCCCGTAGACGAGAAGAGGCTGCCTCTGCATCGTTTACCCAAGCAGAGCCTGCAGCGTCAGGAGAATCACAGCAGGCGGAGTGGCAAACGCGTATCTGCCAAGCTCTGCAAGCATTTGATGAAGAGCGCCTGGAACAGCTGTACGGCCAGATATTTGCCACCTTCCCGCTGCAGATGGCCTTCGAGGAGATTCTGCTTCCCGTATGGCGTCAGGGGATCAATGACGCCGGTTTTGGCCAGCTAAGCCAATGGCTGTTCTACGATGCATTCCTGCGCAGCAGAGTGTTGCAACGTATGCAGATGCTTAAGCGTGATGCCCAAGGGGACGTATTGTTTGTTGGCATCCCCGACCAGCACCGTGAACTCGAATTATTGGTCAGTGGCTTGCTCGTGAGCGGCGACACGTCGCGCCTGAGGATTCTGCCGGTGGGCCAGCCGCTGGAAGAGGTGCCGGTGATCTGCCAGTCCATCCAGCCGCGAGCGCTGGTGGTACTGGCTGCCATGCCACCCACACAGGTGCAGTTACGTCAGCTCTTTAAACTGGCTTTGTCTGTGGACTGCCCGATGGCCTTGGCAGGGCTGGGAGCAGAATTGGCAGAGGCACAGCTGCAAGGCAGCCCAATAGCCAACCTGGGTGCTCATACCGGCCTTATGCGTGACCGCTTGAGACAACTCATAGAAGGGCGTTTGGATACCTAA
- a CDS encoding PAS domain-containing protein, producing MINAKLLQLVVEASNDGIVVAEQEGDDNILIYANPAFQRLTGYNVDDILYQDCRFLQGSDRDQQGLNVIREAVRHNKPCRQIIRNYRQDGSAFWNELSITPVFNEADQLTYFIGIQKDVSDTVQALERVRELEAEVAALKAQLASVQDSSKTN from the coding sequence ATGATCAACGCCAAACTGCTGCAACTGGTAGTAGAAGCCTCTAACGATGGCATCGTAGTAGCCGAGCAAGAGGGCGACGACAACATCCTGATCTATGCCAACCCGGCGTTTCAGCGCCTGACTGGCTATAACGTTGACGACATTCTGTATCAGGACTGCCGCTTCTTGCAGGGGAGTGACCGGGACCAACAAGGCCTCAACGTCATTCGTGAAGCGGTTCGCCACAACAAGCCATGCCGGCAGATCATTCGTAACTACCGGCAGGACGGCAGTGCCTTCTGGAATGAACTGTCCATCACTCCAGTTTTTAATGAAGCAGACCAACTGACCTACTTCATCGGCATCCAGAAAGATGTCAGCGACACCGTGCAGGCCTTAGAACGAGTGCGCGAGCTTGAGGCCGAAGTCGCTGCACTAAAGGCTCAGTTGGCAAGCGTGCAAGACAGCTCGAAAACAAACTGA
- a CDS encoding DUF523 and DUF1722 domain-containing protein, producing the protein MNVLNGSIKIGISACLLGQPVRFNGGHKASQLCQDVLSHYFDFVPVCPEQAIGLTTPRQPIRLVSHPEGPRAVGTVDPNLDVSDALTQVGQHAAENLGGICGYILMQKSPSCGMERVKVYQDNGQPSDSTGRGLFAAALMRACPDLPVEEDGRLNDPVLRENFITRVFVYAEWQNLMNQGLTRQGLIRFHERYKYLLMATARKQYKQLGQLVAQCGNTDLHSLAPQYFSQLMAALKQPANRGTHTNVLQHLSGYLKHAISSDDKRELHELILQYRNGIVPLISPLTLLRHHFRHHPDAYIARQAYLQPHPDALGLRNAL; encoded by the coding sequence ATGAACGTTCTCAATGGCTCGATCAAAATTGGCATCAGTGCCTGCCTGCTAGGCCAGCCCGTGCGTTTCAATGGCGGCCACAAAGCCTCGCAGCTGTGCCAGGACGTTCTATCGCACTACTTCGATTTTGTTCCTGTTTGCCCTGAGCAAGCCATCGGCCTGACAACACCGCGTCAACCTATACGCCTGGTTAGCCACCCAGAAGGTCCGCGCGCCGTTGGAACTGTCGACCCGAACCTGGATGTCAGTGATGCACTGACTCAAGTGGGCCAGCACGCAGCTGAAAACCTGGGAGGAATCTGCGGCTACATCTTGATGCAGAAGTCCCCGTCGTGCGGCATGGAACGGGTGAAGGTCTACCAAGACAACGGCCAACCCAGCGACTCAACAGGACGCGGGCTGTTTGCAGCGGCGCTGATGCGAGCCTGCCCGGACCTTCCCGTTGAGGAAGACGGCCGCCTGAACGACCCAGTGCTGCGAGAAAACTTCATTACCCGCGTGTTCGTTTATGCCGAATGGCAAAACCTCATGAATCAAGGCCTGACCCGCCAAGGCCTGATCCGTTTCCATGAACGTTACAAGTACCTGCTTATGGCGACTGCCAGAAAGCAGTACAAACAACTCGGGCAATTGGTTGCCCAATGCGGCAACACGGACCTGCACAGCTTGGCGCCCCAGTACTTCAGCCAATTGATGGCTGCCCTCAAACAGCCCGCTAACCGAGGCACCCACACCAATGTCCTCCAGCATTTGTCGGGCTATCTGAAGCACGCCATCAGCTCCGATGACAAGCGCGAGTTGCATGAGCTGATTCTGCAATACCGCAACGGCATCGTGCCGCTGATCTCGCCTCTGACGCTGCTGCGCCATCACTTCCGCCACCACCCCGACGCTTACATTGCTCGCCAGGCATACCTGCAACCACACCCAGATGCACTGGGGCTGCGTAACGCGCTATGA
- a CDS encoding MerR family transcriptional regulator, protein MSTDDRRVDAVQADTDLVPIREVARLTGVNPVTLRAWERRYGLIRPHRTGKGHRLYNQHHIEQIQQVLAWLARGVAVSQVRGLLEHPLPASVAGDAWNEERRLWLNCIEQLAERSLDDSFNRSLALYPAETMCLHLLLPLLDELQQRWSLLASEQLERVFFLSWLRSKLETRIYHGNCLHSGPPLLLLSLSNQPMQPTLWLCAWLASTSGSPVRVFDQPISPAEISRAISLIAPRAVLFHSDHCVAPAYLRLVANTHAHPQMLCGMAATIHNEALSGCPHLHLAESPLNALHCLQRLGLITHC, encoded by the coding sequence ATGAGCACTGATGATCGTCGTGTGGATGCCGTACAAGCGGATACAGACCTTGTGCCGATCCGTGAGGTGGCTCGCTTAACCGGAGTCAACCCAGTCACGCTGCGTGCGTGGGAGCGCCGCTATGGATTGATCCGCCCACACCGGACCGGCAAAGGCCACCGCCTGTATAACCAGCACCATATTGAGCAAATCCAACAGGTACTGGCTTGGCTCGCCCGTGGTGTGGCCGTCAGCCAAGTCAGAGGCTTACTTGAACACCCACTGCCCGCGTCTGTTGCTGGCGATGCCTGGAATGAAGAAAGACGCCTTTGGCTGAATTGCATCGAGCAACTGGCTGAACGTTCTCTGGATGACAGCTTCAACCGCTCACTGGCGCTCTATCCCGCTGAAACAATGTGCCTGCACCTGTTGTTACCGCTTCTCGATGAGCTGCAACAGCGCTGGAGTTTATTAGCCAGCGAGCAGCTGGAACGCGTGTTTTTTCTCTCGTGGCTACGCAGCAAGCTCGAAACACGCATCTACCACGGCAATTGCCTGCACAGTGGCCCTCCGCTGCTGCTGTTGAGCCTGTCCAACCAGCCAATGCAACCCACCCTGTGGCTGTGCGCCTGGCTGGCCAGCACCAGCGGAAGTCCAGTGCGTGTATTCGACCAGCCTATTTCGCCCGCCGAGATCAGCCGCGCAATCAGCCTGATAGCACCCCGTGCGGTGCTGTTTCACAGCGACCACTGCGTGGCGCCCGCTTATTTACGCCTGGTGGCAAACACCCACGCCCACCCACAAATGCTCTGTGGAATGGCCGCAACCATCCACAACGAGGCGCTGAGCGGCTGCCCGCATCTGCACCTTGCCGAATCCCCCCTGAACGCCCTGCACTGCCTGCAGCGCCTCGGCCTCATTACGCATTGTTAG
- the phrB gene encoding deoxyribodipyrimidine photo-lyase — protein sequence MRQLMWFRSDLRTQDNTALNAAMQNGPTLAVFFITPGQWLEHDDAPSKVDFWLRNLHSLQAQLKSLNVPLLIRHVAFWRDVPEEMAKLCQEHTICAVHSNEEYGLNEAHRDQQVANRLSKLGVQFNGYLDQLLFQPGSILNRSGNYFQVYSQFRKVCYQRLHTAMPSTHPLPKAQANLGIESDKVPTEVAGFDKPTDALQKLWPAGEIKAHLRLQRFADEYMEDYDLQRDLPAIPGTSQLSPYLAAGVLSPRQCLEAALMSNRGEFESGTPGVVTWINELLWREFYKHILVGFPQVSRHQPFRAQTKTIPWRHAPQELQAWKEGRTGFPLVDAAIRQLLATGWMHNRLRMVVAMFLSKNLLIDWREGERFFMAHLIDGDLAANNGGWQWSASTGTDAVPWFRLFNPINQSRRFDPQGRFIRHWLPELADLDEKFIHEPWKAGSLFARPDYPQPMIDLNHSRDRVLHTFRSLSVLEGHDV from the coding sequence ATGCGCCAACTGATGTGGTTTCGCAGCGACCTGCGTACTCAAGACAACACTGCTTTAAACGCGGCCATGCAAAACGGCCCGACCCTGGCGGTGTTTTTCATCACGCCGGGTCAATGGCTGGAACACGATGATGCACCGAGCAAAGTCGACTTCTGGTTACGTAACTTACATAGCCTGCAAGCGCAATTGAAATCACTCAACGTACCGCTGCTGATACGCCATGTAGCGTTCTGGCGTGATGTACCTGAAGAGATGGCAAAACTGTGCCAGGAGCACACCATCTGTGCCGTACACAGCAACGAAGAGTACGGTCTGAATGAAGCTCACCGGGATCAGCAGGTAGCCAATCGCCTCTCCAAGCTGGGCGTGCAATTCAACGGTTATTTGGACCAATTGCTGTTTCAACCCGGCAGTATCCTCAACCGCAGCGGCAACTATTTTCAGGTTTATAGTCAGTTCCGTAAGGTCTGCTATCAGCGACTGCACACAGCCATGCCCAGCACACACCCGCTGCCGAAAGCTCAAGCCAACCTTGGGATTGAAAGCGATAAGGTTCCAACTGAAGTTGCTGGTTTCGACAAACCCACCGACGCTCTGCAAAAGCTCTGGCCGGCTGGGGAAATCAAAGCCCATCTGCGCCTGCAGCGTTTTGCGGATGAGTACATGGAGGATTACGACCTTCAGCGCGACCTGCCCGCCATACCGGGCACCAGCCAGCTTTCGCCCTACCTGGCAGCCGGGGTGCTTTCGCCAAGGCAGTGCCTTGAAGCGGCCTTGATGAGCAACCGTGGCGAGTTTGAAAGCGGCACCCCAGGCGTTGTTACCTGGATCAACGAACTGCTCTGGCGCGAGTTCTACAAACATATTCTGGTGGGCTTTCCTCAGGTTTCGCGGCACCAGCCCTTTCGCGCGCAGACCAAAACCATCCCATGGCGGCATGCCCCCCAAGAACTGCAAGCCTGGAAGGAAGGCCGAACAGGCTTTCCATTGGTTGATGCAGCCATACGCCAACTGCTGGCAACCGGCTGGATGCACAACCGCCTGCGGATGGTTGTGGCGATGTTTCTGAGCAAGAACCTGTTGATCGACTGGCGCGAGGGCGAGCGCTTTTTCATGGCCCACCTGATTGATGGTGACCTTGCCGCCAACAATGGAGGATGGCAGTGGAGCGCATCTACCGGCACGGATGCCGTGCCTTGGTTCCGCCTGTTCAACCCGATCAATCAGTCACGTCGTTTCGATCCGCAGGGGCGCTTTATCCGGCATTGGCTCCCCGAGCTGGCTGATCTGGATGAAAAATTCATTCATGAGCCGTGGAAAGCAGGCAGTCTTTTTGCGCGGCCAGACTACCCACAACCCATGATTGACCTTAACCACAGCCGTGATCGGGTCTTGCACACCTTCCGCAGCCTTTCTGTGTTGGAGGGGCATGATGTCTGA
- a CDS encoding nuclear transport factor 2 family protein, which translates to MSEFLHRFAHKFASLTADNLDHLGELYSHDVVFQDPLHTIKGLPAVQDYFANLYANVSDLKFTFEQLDTLTSGKSGYLRWTMQFRHPRLNGGNPVMVKGCTYLRWHEKVYLHHDYFDAGAMLYEHLPLAGKLIRWLKGRLA; encoded by the coding sequence ATGTCTGAGTTCCTGCACCGATTCGCCCATAAGTTTGCCAGTCTCACTGCTGACAACCTTGACCATTTAGGTGAGCTGTACAGTCATGATGTGGTGTTTCAGGACCCGTTGCACACCATCAAGGGCCTGCCAGCCGTGCAGGACTACTTTGCCAACCTGTACGCCAATGTCAGCGACCTGAAGTTTACGTTTGAGCAACTCGACACCCTTACCTCAGGCAAGTCGGGCTACCTGCGCTGGACGATGCAATTCCGTCACCCGCGCTTAAATGGCGGCAACCCAGTCATGGTTAAGGGCTGCACCTACTTACGCTGGCACGAAAAGGTCTATCTGCATCACGACTACTTCGACGCAGGTGCCATGCTTTACGAACACCTCCCTCTCGCCGGCAAGCTAATTCGCTGGCTCAAAGGGAGGCTGGCATGA
- a CDS encoding SDR family NAD(P)-dependent oxidoreductase — MKRIWITGASSGIGLELARLLLEQGHGVAVSARTVEPLNLLQQEYPNQVLIVAGDLAEADEVQRMGERIRALWGQLDQVILNAGTCEYIDVKQFEAAMVERVMRANLLSAAHCIEVALPLLRNAQRGHIVAISSSVTYLPLPRAGAYGASKAAMRYLFNSLRIDLASAGIDVTLVSPGFVDTPLTRKNDFPMPMRWPVEKAARHIVKRLPKRPLEIAFPTPFIAALRLLALLPQRLQLHLGKQLSRPSTDKQS, encoded by the coding sequence ATGAAACGGATCTGGATCACCGGAGCCAGCAGCGGCATCGGCTTAGAGCTGGCACGCCTTCTACTGGAGCAAGGACACGGAGTGGCCGTCAGTGCTCGAACGGTTGAACCTCTCAACCTTCTTCAGCAGGAGTACCCCAATCAGGTTCTCATTGTTGCGGGTGATCTTGCCGAGGCTGACGAAGTTCAGCGCATGGGAGAACGCATCAGAGCACTTTGGGGACAGCTCGACCAAGTCATCCTCAACGCTGGGACGTGCGAGTACATCGACGTTAAGCAATTTGAAGCTGCCATGGTTGAGCGGGTGATGCGCGCCAATCTGCTCTCGGCCGCTCATTGCATCGAAGTCGCGCTGCCACTTTTACGCAATGCCCAGCGCGGACACATAGTCGCCATCAGCAGCTCGGTTACCTACCTGCCACTGCCCAGAGCTGGCGCCTACGGTGCTTCCAAAGCGGCCATGCGCTATTTGTTCAACTCGCTGCGCATTGATCTGGCCAGCGCGGGGATTGACGTAACGCTAGTCAGCCCTGGCTTTGTAGACACCCCGCTGACCCGCAAAAACGACTTCCCGATGCCGATGCGTTGGCCTGTAGAAAAGGCAGCCAGACACATCGTAAAGCGGCTGCCTAAACGCCCCCTGGAAATTGCCTTCCCCACTCCATTTATAGCGGCCTTGCGTCTGCTGGCTCTGCTGCCACAACGCTTGCAACTCCATCTGGGCAAACAGTTGTCCCGCCCCTCAACGGATAAACAGTCATGA
- a CDS encoding FAD-dependent oxidoreductase, with translation MKIAIIGSGISGLTCAYLLSRNHEVHVFESNDWIGGHTHTVDVEVAGTPYAIDTGFIVFNDWTYPNFIRLLQQLGVASQPTEMSFSVHDPRSGLEYNGNNLNSLFAQRRNLVSPGFWGMLWDITRFNRCVLDDLEKNRIDEATTLGQYLKANGYGQRFIEHYIVPMGSAIWSMSMADMQNFPLQFFVRFCKNHGLLSVNNRPQWHVISGGSRSYIPKLCASFEQRIRLNCPVHSVSRSDDRVVISSEWGEEQFDKVVFACHSDQALSLLRKPSQTEWEILRAIHYADNDVVLHTDTRLLPDRKLAWASWNYRLSDSDRVPAAVTYNMNILQGLKSDTTFCVSLNQTQAIAPNKILQRFQYAHPQYSLTAVAAQSRWAELQGQQNSYFCGAYWANGFHEDGVVSALRVAAQFGEHL, from the coding sequence ATGAAAATTGCCATCATCGGCAGCGGTATTTCTGGCCTGACCTGCGCCTACCTGCTCAGCCGCAACCACGAAGTACACGTATTTGAAAGCAACGACTGGATTGGTGGTCACACCCATACCGTGGACGTTGAGGTTGCTGGCACCCCATATGCCATCGACACCGGCTTTATTGTTTTCAACGATTGGACCTACCCCAACTTTATCCGCTTGCTTCAGCAACTCGGTGTGGCCTCGCAGCCCACTGAAATGAGCTTTTCCGTCCATGATCCCCGAAGCGGTCTTGAGTACAACGGCAACAACCTGAACAGTTTGTTTGCTCAGCGCCGGAACCTCGTATCACCTGGATTCTGGGGCATGCTGTGGGACATCACGCGCTTCAACCGATGCGTACTCGATGATCTGGAAAAGAATCGAATAGACGAAGCGACTACCCTAGGCCAATACCTCAAAGCCAATGGCTACGGTCAACGCTTTATCGAGCACTACATCGTGCCGATGGGTTCAGCCATATGGTCAATGTCCATGGCTGATATGCAGAATTTCCCGCTGCAATTCTTCGTTCGGTTCTGTAAAAACCACGGCCTGTTGTCCGTCAATAACCGCCCTCAATGGCATGTTATTAGCGGCGGCTCACGCAGTTATATCCCCAAGCTATGCGCAAGCTTTGAGCAGCGCATTCGTCTCAACTGCCCGGTTCACAGCGTATCTCGCAGCGATGATCGCGTCGTGATCAGCAGTGAATGGGGCGAGGAACAGTTCGATAAAGTGGTCTTCGCCTGCCACAGCGATCAGGCCCTGAGCCTGCTACGAAAGCCCTCGCAAACGGAATGGGAAATTCTTCGGGCAATCCATTACGCGGATAACGACGTGGTGCTGCATACCGATACCCGCCTGCTCCCCGACCGCAAGTTGGCATGGGCCAGCTGGAACTACCGCCTGAGCGACTCCGACAGGGTTCCGGCCGCGGTGACCTACAACATGAACATCCTGCAAGGGCTTAAGAGCGACACCACCTTCTGCGTGAGCCTTAATCAGACTCAGGCCATCGCGCCCAATAAAATTCTTCAGCGTTTCCAGTACGCACACCCTCAATACAGCCTGACAGCGGTCGCCGCGCAGAGTCGCTGGGCTGAGTTACAAGGTCAACAAAACAGCTATTTCTGCGGTGCTTACTGGGCCAATGGCTTCCATGAAGATGGCGTGGTCAGTGCGTTGCGCGTTGCAGCGCAATTCGGAGAGCACCTGTGA
- a CDS encoding DUF1365 domain-containing protein gives MNSALYSGWVGHQRLHPRAHGFRYRIGMLYLDLAEQADVLELSALAGSSRWAPFSFRETDYLPHLTELGIPLIEAVRQCLSEALPSPPNGRVCLLTQPRSWGLSFNPVSIFYCFDEAGQLAAMLCEVSNTPWHERYHYVLPAHAEGESRHRVQKSFHVSPFMPLDLEYRMRFSQPDQQLHITMQDWQGPQKVFEAGMSLKRTELSRHSLHRHLLAFPWMTGKTLLAIYWQALRLLLKRTPVFNHQAADGHFRTATLESRHEQP, from the coding sequence GTGAACAGCGCGCTGTATAGCGGCTGGGTAGGCCACCAGCGCCTACACCCGCGCGCCCACGGGTTCCGTTATCGAATCGGCATGCTCTACCTGGACCTAGCCGAACAGGCTGACGTTCTAGAGCTGTCAGCACTGGCTGGCTCATCGCGCTGGGCACCCTTTTCTTTCAGAGAGACTGACTACCTGCCGCACCTGACTGAGCTGGGTATCCCCCTCATCGAGGCCGTCCGCCAATGCCTCAGCGAAGCGTTGCCCTCGCCCCCTAATGGGCGAGTCTGCCTGCTGACTCAGCCCCGCAGCTGGGGCCTGTCATTCAATCCAGTGAGCATTTTTTACTGCTTTGATGAAGCCGGACAACTCGCCGCCATGCTCTGCGAGGTCAGCAATACACCGTGGCACGAGCGTTATCACTACGTGTTGCCTGCCCATGCCGAGGGTGAGTCACGCCACCGGGTTCAAAAGAGTTTTCACGTCTCGCCGTTTATGCCGCTGGATCTGGAATACCGCATGCGCTTCAGCCAGCCCGATCAGCAATTGCACATCACCATGCAGGATTGGCAAGGCCCACAAAAAGTCTTTGAAGCAGGCATGAGCCTTAAGCGCACCGAGCTAAGCCGCCACAGCCTGCACCGGCATCTACTGGCCTTCCCCTGGATGACTGGCAAAACCCTTCTCGCCATTTATTGGCAAGCCTTGCGCCTGTTGCTTAAGCGCACCCCTGTTTTTAATCACCAAGCCGCCGACGGGCATTTCCGTACCGCCACTCTGGAGTCTCGCCATGAACAACCCTAG
- a CDS encoding cyclopropane-fatty-acyl-phospholipid synthase family protein: protein MNNPSLNPAATSSASSATFSTRLLRQLVLRQLSALRHGHLLIHSEGETLSFGDKASALQAELSVQHSAFWSMVASNGSIGAGEAYVQGYWTSPDLTMVIRLFAANLDLLDTVENGLARLRRPLVKALHWLNRNTRDGSRRNISAHYDLGNALFEQLLDPTMMYSSAIFRSEDDTLEQGQLNKLERICQKLELKPTDHLLEIGTGWGSMALYAATHYGCKVTTTTLSREQYAYTQKRIKEQGLQDRITLLLEDYRDLKGQYDKLVSIEMIEAVGHRYLPVYFKQCSHLLKDGGLMLLQAITIRDQRYEQAKSSVDFIQRHIFPGGALPSVTAMLNCINTQTDMNLHHMEDFGLHYARTLRFWHENLRRSRNTLEGLGYDETFYRLWEFYFCYCEGGFLERSIGTAHLLLAKPEARPQPFGISA from the coding sequence ATGAACAACCCTAGCTTGAACCCTGCGGCCACCAGCAGTGCCAGCTCTGCCACTTTCAGCACCCGCCTGCTGAGGCAACTTGTACTGCGCCAGCTCAGCGCACTGCGCCACGGTCACCTGCTGATCCATTCGGAAGGCGAAACCCTGAGCTTCGGTGACAAGGCCTCTGCACTACAGGCTGAATTGAGCGTGCAGCACAGTGCGTTCTGGTCGATGGTGGCCAGTAATGGCTCCATCGGTGCAGGTGAAGCCTACGTACAGGGCTATTGGACCAGCCCTGATCTGACCATGGTCATCCGCTTGTTTGCAGCCAATCTTGATCTGTTGGATACCGTCGAAAATGGCCTAGCCCGCCTTCGGCGCCCGCTGGTCAAAGCCCTGCACTGGCTCAACCGCAACACCCGAGACGGATCACGGCGCAACATATCCGCCCATTACGACTTGGGTAATGCCCTCTTCGAGCAGTTGCTGGACCCGACCATGATGTACTCCTCTGCCATCTTCCGCAGTGAAGACGACACGCTGGAGCAGGGGCAACTGAACAAGCTTGAGCGCATCTGCCAAAAGCTGGAGCTCAAACCCACTGACCACCTGCTGGAGATTGGCACCGGCTGGGGCAGCATGGCGCTGTATGCCGCTACGCACTATGGCTGCAAGGTGACCACAACCACCCTATCCCGTGAACAGTACGCCTACACCCAGAAGCGCATCAAGGAACAGGGCCTGCAAGATCGCATCACCTTGTTGTTGGAGGATTACCGCGACCTTAAAGGCCAATACGACAAACTCGTCTCCATTGAAATGATTGAGGCTGTCGGCCACCGTTATCTGCCCGTGTACTTCAAGCAGTGCAGCCATTTGCTTAAAGACGGCGGCCTCATGCTGCTTCAAGCCATTACCATCCGTGATCAGCGCTATGAGCAGGCCAAGAGCTCCGTCGACTTTATTCAACGCCATATCTTCCCCGGAGGAGCATTGCCTTCGGTAACCGCCATGCTCAACTGCATCAATACCCAGACAGATATGAACCTGCACCACATGGAGGATTTTGGCCTGCACTACGCGCGGACCCTTCGCTTCTGGCACGAGAACCTACGCCGCAGCCGCAACACGCTAGAAGGCCTCGGCTATGACGAAACCTTCTACCGTTTGTGGGAGTTTTACTTCTGCTACTGCGAAGGCGGCTTCCTGGAGCGCAGTATTGGCACAGCCCACCTCTTATTGGCCAAACCTGAAGCGCGCCCGCAACCGTTCGGAATTAGTGCGTGA
- a CDS encoding DUF2878 domain-containing protein, whose product MSLRKRLLLNAGLFQLGWLACVFGASNPAWLAVAAVCLGAHLGWVADDRRAECFVILRVAAAGWIVDSALMHTGLFDFGTTLILPAWLMLLWLLFASTLRYSLAWSARPMWLSCLLGACCGPLSYLAGARLADVGLPLGEPLSLALLALIWAVLLPALHRLAGSHQR is encoded by the coding sequence GTGAGCCTGCGCAAACGCCTACTGCTCAATGCCGGGCTGTTCCAGCTCGGCTGGTTGGCCTGTGTATTTGGCGCCAGCAATCCTGCGTGGCTGGCGGTGGCCGCAGTGTGTCTGGGTGCTCACTTGGGATGGGTTGCCGATGACCGACGTGCAGAGTGTTTTGTGATTTTGCGCGTAGCAGCAGCCGGTTGGATTGTGGACAGCGCGCTGATGCATACAGGACTGTTCGACTTCGGCACTACGCTAATCCTGCCCGCCTGGCTGATGTTGCTCTGGCTGTTATTCGCCAGCACGCTTCGCTACAGCCTGGCTTGGTCAGCCCGGCCTATGTGGCTGAGCTGTTTACTGGGCGCCTGTTGCGGCCCATTGTCTTACTTAGCCGGGGCTCGATTGGCTGACGTTGGACTGCCCCTCGGTGAACCGCTGAGTCTGGCTCTGTTGGCGCTTATTTGGGCGGTTCTGCTGCCAGCCTTGCACAGATTGGCTGGCAGCCACCAACGCTGA